A single window of Sphingobacterium sp. ML3W DNA harbors:
- a CDS encoding PKD domain-containing protein encodes MKIINLLIGCAFLLGMYACSKDDVVVEEVIQLPNPQASFSFKQVSADDPFTFQFTNEGLDFTETRWSFGDDSTSANNTPVHTFLNTGAFTIKLMVLNKNGDWAQREEVIKIEPEKLLEFDATSRGNGNLNLSFKTKVAIDSVRWIKGKIDGSLVSKDKSTNINVPIGTFADYTLYAYTPKGSKMVVYKMLTDLGIVKDWTNIDNTFTVSQDNSSGADANEGSKKLIDNDVLTKIFVGEVRMPYFAQFVFYQPRIINAYTLTSGNDADTRDPKNWEIQGSDDGEKWITLDSQEDQLFDARNLSVTYTFNNVREFIYYRYLITSVRDGGNYQMSELRFLELPR; translated from the coding sequence ATGAAAATAATAAATTTATTAATAGGCTGTGCTTTTTTATTAGGCATGTATGCTTGTAGTAAGGATGATGTAGTGGTAGAAGAAGTGATTCAATTGCCAAATCCACAAGCGTCTTTTAGTTTTAAGCAAGTGTCAGCAGATGATCCTTTTACATTTCAGTTTACCAATGAAGGTTTGGATTTTACTGAGACGAGATGGAGTTTTGGGGATGATAGTACTTCCGCGAATAACACTCCAGTACATACTTTTTTAAATACTGGAGCATTTACTATCAAGTTAATGGTATTGAATAAGAACGGAGATTGGGCACAACGAGAAGAAGTAATTAAAATTGAACCCGAAAAACTGCTGGAATTTGATGCAACATCAAGAGGAAACGGAAATCTTAATTTGAGTTTTAAAACTAAAGTGGCCATTGATAGCGTAAGATGGATAAAAGGTAAAATAGATGGAAGCCTCGTCTCAAAGGATAAATCTACTAATATTAATGTTCCTATAGGTACATTTGCCGATTATACCCTATATGCATATACGCCAAAAGGATCAAAAATGGTAGTTTATAAAATGCTTACGGATTTAGGAATCGTAAAGGATTGGACTAATATTGATAATACTTTCACCGTATCGCAGGATAATAGTTCGGGCGCAGATGCAAATGAAGGATCAAAAAAATTAATCGATAATGATGTATTAACTAAAATTTTTGTCGGTGAAGTAAGGATGCCTTATTTTGCGCAATTTGTCTTTTATCAACCTCGAATCATTAATGCTTATACACTAACATCTGGAAATGATGCAGACACCAGAGATCCTAAAAACTGGGAAATCCAAGGTTCTGATGATGGAGAAAAGTGGATTACTTTAGACTCGCAAGAAGATCAGTTATTTGATGCAAGAAACTTATCCGTAACATATACCTTTAATAATGTAAGGGAATTTATATACTATAGGTATTTGATCACATCTGTTAGAGATGGTGGTAACTACCAAATGTCGGAGTTGCGATTTTTAGAACTTCCGAGATAA
- a CDS encoding DUF5008 domain-containing protein, translated as MMKYIRNCGLFFFFICLISACNKDDKDFSAPYEEGMPPLDIELNPTDKMKPEFGKPGSEATMRIIGLDQYKDKAIIKFNGEVAEILEMTAEHVKLKVPPYASTGVVSITIDDVVFFGPKFSVLGTVSIDPTFQVGTGANGTVSDMLFLEDGKMIYIGGFTDYNRKGIIRPINRLVRTFPDGTYDASFRIGTGANNFLSSIIRLDNFYYLAGSFSGYDQRKENISNLTRINLTGTIDTMGIKPFRRPDQLDTTKYYPTFNGGFDGFVSNIYESEDKVLATGNFKFYVRRTYDKPNKLETRDTVILDSTEIRHVARLNKNGELDKSFRFKADGKPFSGANGSVGSLFHKTGPLKGKLLVYGSFSKFDDQSKGYITRLNADGTIDPTFNASGVGADYNVISVTFNEQLNKYLIVGAFKKYNGKDAVQVAMLKADGTLDDSFKVKTFEGGNPYFAAQLNDGLIVVSGDFVKYDQVTRSGFMILNPDGALNPDYNTTGLFYGALNKIVETKTEDGKRALLLMGSFDRFNNEEVKNLIRIKLEQ; from the coding sequence ATGATGAAATACATAAGAAATTGCGGATTGTTTTTCTTTTTTATATGCTTGATAAGCGCTTGTAATAAAGATGATAAAGACTTCTCCGCACCGTATGAAGAAGGAATGCCTCCGTTAGATATTGAATTAAATCCAACTGATAAAATGAAACCCGAATTTGGTAAACCAGGTTCTGAGGCGACCATGAGAATTATTGGATTGGACCAATATAAAGATAAAGCCATTATTAAGTTCAATGGTGAAGTGGCCGAAATATTGGAAATGACAGCGGAGCATGTCAAGCTCAAAGTACCTCCATATGCAAGTACGGGAGTGGTATCGATCACCATTGATGACGTGGTATTCTTTGGTCCCAAATTTAGTGTCTTAGGAACTGTTAGTATAGATCCAACATTTCAAGTAGGAACTGGTGCAAATGGTACTGTCAGTGATATGCTGTTTTTAGAAGATGGGAAAATGATCTATATAGGTGGATTTACGGACTATAATAGAAAAGGTATTATTCGACCTATAAATCGTTTGGTTAGAACGTTTCCTGATGGCACTTATGATGCTAGTTTCCGGATTGGGACTGGAGCCAATAATTTTTTAAGTAGTATTATTCGCCTTGATAATTTTTACTATTTAGCAGGTTCATTTTCTGGATATGATCAGCGGAAAGAAAATATTAGTAATCTAACAAGAATCAATTTAACAGGCACGATTGATACGATGGGAATTAAGCCATTCCGCAGGCCAGATCAATTGGATACGACTAAATATTATCCAACTTTTAATGGTGGATTTGATGGCTTTGTGAGTAATATTTATGAGTCTGAAGATAAAGTACTAGCGACAGGTAACTTTAAATTCTACGTTCGAAGAACCTATGATAAGCCAAATAAATTGGAAACACGTGACACGGTTATTTTAGATAGTACCGAAATAAGGCATGTAGCCCGGTTAAATAAAAATGGAGAATTAGATAAAAGTTTTAGATTTAAGGCCGATGGTAAACCGTTTTCTGGGGCTAATGGTTCAGTAGGTTCACTATTTCATAAGACTGGCCCTTTAAAAGGTAAATTACTTGTCTATGGTTCTTTTTCAAAATTTGATGATCAAAGTAAGGGATATATCACGAGGTTAAATGCAGATGGAACTATTGATCCTACTTTTAATGCGTCGGGTGTTGGTGCAGATTATAACGTTATCTCAGTTACTTTTAATGAACAATTGAATAAATACCTAATTGTTGGTGCCTTTAAGAAATATAATGGCAAAGATGCGGTGCAGGTAGCGATGTTGAAGGCTGATGGTACATTAGATGATAGCTTTAAAGTAAAAACTTTTGAGGGGGGCAACCCTTACTTTGCAGCACAATTGAATGATGGCCTTATTGTGGTTTCGGGTGATTTCGTTAAATATGACCAGGTCACGCGCAGTGGTTTTATGATTTTGAACCCCGATGGTGCCCTCAATCCAGATTACAACACAACAGGATTATTCTATGGAGCTCTTAATAAGATCGTGGAAACAAAAACAGAAGATGGCAAACGAGCTTTGCTTCTCATGGGAAGTTTTGATCGCTTTAATAATGAAGAAGTAAAAAACCTGATTCGCATTAAACTTGAACAATAA
- a CDS encoding fasciclin domain-containing protein, with amino-acid sequence MRNFSKYKLVLPALFFMIFVGSCKQDDYYVDGGLANANFEGSIMDYLDAKPREFDSIATIIRLAGLEEEFKNREFTFFAPRDENIKKLIGLARKDMNSDPSGVNEVLYFFGRDTISTLADVDSVIWRKYLQRYMFNDKRKLADYPQIDFDLLNIYKGQNYTSLGNAVCNIGVKFHDAVDGETILKYMGYRQLYISYIRDVSQPNNWFSIPIASSDIQPTNGVVHVLDYTRAQFGYRQDEIMNDILESKR; translated from the coding sequence ATGAGAAATTTTTCTAAATATAAATTAGTACTGCCGGCACTTTTCTTTATGATTTTTGTAGGATCTTGTAAACAAGATGATTACTATGTGGATGGTGGATTGGCAAATGCCAATTTCGAAGGGTCGATAATGGACTACTTAGATGCTAAACCCCGAGAATTTGATTCTATTGCCACCATAATTCGTTTGGCTGGTTTGGAAGAAGAGTTTAAAAATAGGGAATTTACATTTTTTGCCCCTCGAGACGAAAATATAAAAAAACTAATTGGATTGGCTCGTAAAGATATGAATTCCGATCCCTCAGGTGTGAATGAAGTATTGTACTTCTTTGGCCGTGATACCATATCGACTTTAGCAGATGTGGATAGCGTGATTTGGAGAAAATACCTGCAACGTTATATGTTCAATGACAAACGTAAATTGGCAGATTATCCGCAAATCGATTTCGACCTGTTAAACATATACAAAGGCCAGAATTATACATCCTTAGGAAATGCAGTCTGTAACATCGGAGTTAAATTTCACGATGCTGTCGATGGCGAGACGATATTAAAGTATATGGGTTATAGACAATTGTATATATCGTATATCAGAGATGTGTCTCAACCTAATAATTGGTTCTCGATACCCATTGCGTCTTCAGATATCCAACCTACAAATGGTGTCGTGCATGTCTTAGATTATACACGAGCACAGTTTGGCTATAGGCAAGATGAAATAATGAATGACATTTTAGAGAGTAAACGTTAA
- a CDS encoding alkaline phosphatase family protein, with amino-acid sequence MENQYRKRKKGWWVLTLLCMTTIFSCQDKFNRLIPESSEVTDSVDLVYGQPKVLLLIADGARGESVRTAEIPNMNALLDRSIYSWSSLSQEHDESTSTGADLADIITGVNQQKHLVTGNNFNGNNFKTFPLVYNRITELKKDAVIKIYGSSSLFIENLAPESDAKLEVNDEGVVKGVLEGLTQPDITMVTGHFTEVDKAGMTGGYDNSNVNYKNAIQTFDKQVGEMVQALEKRPTYKKENWLIIITSSKGGAFEIPDNENDNTVFSNPNVNTFTIFYSPKYSSRYVNKPYLGSRFNGSFARFKDGLAAEIAEGDNHLFNLGDKDAEFTIELKVKKNKGPQNTYKFPDYPSFIGKRDVWESGSPGNGWVMFFKDDYWTFNAKGPNGSGEVNGSKLNNATWNNITVVGYINNDGNRMVKTYTNGIPGNEMDVTSWGALDNLAKFRLGLLNGGNNWNRGDFYIADVRFWKTALPQSVLTQYNCQIGVGEDHPYFYYMAANWPVEGSVNDNMIYDVGLFGNNLKLSNTNFEISKLNDFLCAPSVEILGSLVPKNTDITAQIFSWLQIPRQESWQLDGRVWVDK; translated from the coding sequence ATGGAAAACCAATATAGAAAAAGAAAGAAAGGATGGTGGGTGTTGACACTATTGTGTATGACCACAATTTTTTCTTGTCAGGATAAGTTTAATAGACTGATTCCAGAATCTTCAGAAGTAACAGATTCGGTAGACTTAGTGTATGGTCAACCGAAAGTACTGCTCTTGATAGCTGACGGAGCTAGGGGAGAATCTGTTCGGACTGCTGAAATTCCGAATATGAACGCATTATTAGACCGTTCCATTTATTCATGGTCTTCTCTCAGTCAGGAACACGATGAATCTACCAGTACTGGTGCAGATTTAGCCGATATCATAACAGGAGTTAATCAGCAGAAGCATCTTGTAACGGGGAATAATTTTAATGGGAATAATTTTAAAACTTTTCCACTCGTGTATAATAGAATTACCGAATTGAAGAAAGATGCGGTCATTAAAATATATGGAAGTTCCTCGCTATTTATAGAGAACCTAGCTCCTGAAAGTGATGCGAAGTTGGAGGTTAATGATGAAGGAGTCGTTAAAGGAGTGCTCGAAGGTTTAACGCAACCTGACATAACCATGGTAACGGGACATTTTACGGAAGTGGATAAAGCAGGGATGACTGGGGGATATGATAATAGTAATGTAAATTATAAAAATGCCATACAAACCTTTGACAAACAAGTTGGTGAAATGGTGCAGGCATTGGAAAAAAGACCTACATATAAGAAAGAAAACTGGTTAATAATTATCACCTCAAGTAAAGGTGGGGCTTTTGAAATACCTGATAATGAAAATGATAATACCGTTTTCAGTAATCCCAATGTCAATACATTTACCATATTTTATTCGCCGAAGTATTCTTCACGTTATGTCAATAAACCATATTTGGGAAGCCGCTTTAATGGTAGCTTTGCCAGATTTAAAGATGGACTCGCTGCTGAAATTGCAGAAGGAGATAATCATCTATTTAATTTAGGTGATAAGGATGCTGAATTTACAATAGAATTAAAAGTAAAGAAAAACAAAGGCCCTCAGAATACATACAAATTCCCTGATTATCCATCATTTATTGGAAAGCGTGATGTCTGGGAGTCAGGGTCACCTGGCAATGGATGGGTCATGTTTTTCAAAGATGATTATTGGACGTTCAATGCAAAAGGTCCCAATGGAAGTGGGGAAGTAAATGGTTCGAAACTTAATAATGCAACTTGGAATAACATTACAGTTGTTGGTTATATTAATAACGATGGAAACAGAATGGTTAAGACCTATACGAATGGGATTCCGGGTAATGAGATGGATGTTACCTCTTGGGGTGCACTGGACAATCTTGCTAAATTTCGGTTGGGACTATTAAACGGAGGAAATAATTGGAATAGAGGTGATTTCTATATAGCCGATGTTCGCTTTTGGAAAACGGCTCTACCACAATCAGTTCTTACCCAATATAACTGTCAGATTGGGGTAGGTGAAGATCACCCTTATTTTTATTATATGGCTGCTAATTGGCCTGTGGAAGGAAGTGTCAACGATAATATGATTTACGATGTTGGCTTATTTGGGAACAACTTAAAATTAAGTAATACCAATTTTGAGATATCTAAATTAAATGACTTTCTGTGTGCTCCCTCTGTAGAAATATTAGGAAGCTTGGTGCCGAAGAATACCGATATAACAGCTCAGATTTTTAGTTGGTTACAGATACCAAGACAAGAAAGCTGGCAGTTGGATGGTCGTGTTTGGGTGGATAAATAA
- a CDS encoding DUF1735 domain-containing protein, producing the protein MKKIHLFFIMILSSFCFLKCSKDNLDVFKLVENRDVEVNAEGAGTDLVKTNDYVRVPMRVKLSAPASKTFDVEIQLNTDTVNSLIKAGVLKDVVALPNNAFTFPNVVKFQYGTDTASFELTISRTEIERIYGKSFALSYKLTNPGKGNNIGPNNSVIVTLDSKDLLDDTDIHYLSIVNTPADIILASNHENYDASPSGIDIPLGVTLASFPSRAFDVEIRSTTDSIAKWIQNGKLPKNTIGLTSSEFSLGSRIRVLSNKSTADFGISIPWDVILKHKDKYLALTIYLKDPTLHVINSQKSYTTILIDCQRVAEFDVTGEAILTVNKDNNDGPSSGEGSLKFVDDDVSTKFLMGSFAGDLQCQLTFPRDVKIGSYTITSGNDAIERDPKSWDLQASVDGENWVTIDSRSEESFPTRILTRRFNIQKVGIYKYYRLDITENVGSDLFQCSEWRMIEFL; encoded by the coding sequence ATGAAAAAGATACATTTATTTTTTATAATGATTTTGAGTAGTTTCTGTTTTTTGAAATGCTCAAAAGATAATCTTGATGTTTTCAAGCTTGTTGAAAACCGGGATGTTGAGGTTAATGCCGAAGGTGCAGGCACTGACCTTGTTAAAACCAATGATTACGTTCGAGTTCCGATGCGCGTGAAATTAAGTGCACCTGCCTCTAAAACGTTTGATGTAGAGATTCAGCTGAATACCGATACGGTTAATAGTTTAATTAAGGCGGGGGTACTAAAGGATGTTGTTGCTTTGCCGAATAATGCATTTACGTTTCCGAATGTGGTGAAGTTCCAGTACGGGACAGATACAGCATCCTTCGAATTGACGATATCACGTACAGAAATAGAGCGCATATATGGGAAATCATTTGCACTCTCGTATAAATTGACAAATCCAGGAAAGGGAAATAATATTGGACCGAATAATAGTGTCATTGTAACGTTAGATTCAAAAGATTTGTTGGACGATACAGATATTCATTACTTAAGTATTGTCAATACACCTGCTGATATAATTTTGGCTAGTAACCATGAAAACTATGACGCGAGTCCTTCCGGTATTGACATTCCTTTGGGTGTTACATTGGCCTCTTTTCCAAGTCGCGCTTTTGATGTTGAAATCCGGTCTACGACAGATTCAATTGCTAAATGGATACAAAATGGGAAATTACCCAAAAATACAATCGGACTAACGAGCTCTGAATTCTCATTAGGATCGCGAATTAGAGTATTGAGTAATAAGTCTACGGCTGATTTTGGAATTTCTATTCCATGGGATGTGATCTTAAAGCATAAAGATAAATATCTTGCTTTAACAATTTATTTAAAAGATCCAACTTTACATGTTATTAATTCTCAGAAGTCTTATACAACAATCTTGATCGATTGTCAGCGTGTTGCTGAGTTTGATGTCACTGGGGAAGCCATACTTACTGTAAATAAGGATAATAATGATGGTCCAAGTTCGGGTGAGGGAAGTTTGAAATTTGTGGATGATGATGTGAGTACAAAATTTCTAATGGGTAGTTTTGCTGGTGATCTACAATGTCAATTAACATTCCCCAGAGATGTGAAAATTGGATCTTATACGATAACATCTGGCAATGACGCAATTGAACGTGATCCTAAAAGTTGGGACTTACAAGCTTCTGTCGATGGTGAAAATTGGGTAACAATCGATTCGAGATCTGAGGAAAGTTTTCCAACACGTATTTTGACCCGAAGATTTAATATTCAGAAGGTCGGAATATACAAATATTACCGACTTGACATTACTGAAAATGTAGGAAGTGACTTGTTCCAGTGTTCAGAATGGCGTATGATAGAGTTTTTGTAA
- a CDS encoding RagB/SusD family nutrient uptake outer membrane protein: MRLKNKIIKIALLVGLISSVSSCKKFLTVEPIDRLTGNNFYQTKSDVEANIARIYSQFFEKINESWVMGGVGEARSGEIFPALTSGTDRQILAELGKNNMLNVVNFSRSGPYSGYAMYKVTEWNNYYKVIQSCNILISKLEEGIPGVEGTDKSRYVAEATFMRNFTYFWMVRLYGDVVYYTEPYFAEEIPREDMVSVITKCIADLESVKDLMPWSFGDPAQRGARASKGSIIALLMHMKMWNANFDRANSAQYYEGVATLGNELRKSNVHRLYPLNPESWAMVTKGRTEESLFEFYRSINYTDQNNAYAPLWDHFLRWPYKFPRFNAQFSIAYYSSIFMNRIYPVNGGGDKRKELWFEDMYADDGRFVLKKYAANVFASGNEDSNPDNTFMIFRYADALLLEAEALAELGPARESEAISVLNLVRNRAEAAIYSGAGGQELKNFIFEERCRELIGEGIRYFDLIRTRRILSSQWTMNPMTLDQYNRRAWTWPLDASAKNYNPKIVLNEYWTSIN, from the coding sequence ATGAGACTAAAAAATAAAATAATTAAAATCGCTTTGTTAGTGGGTTTAATATCAAGCGTTAGTAGTTGTAAGAAATTTTTGACGGTTGAACCTATCGATCGTTTAACGGGTAATAATTTCTATCAAACGAAGTCGGATGTAGAAGCAAATATTGCAAGAATTTATAGCCAATTTTTTGAGAAAATAAATGAGTCATGGGTGATGGGTGGAGTGGGAGAAGCACGCTCTGGTGAGATTTTCCCCGCATTAACATCAGGTACAGATAGGCAGATACTCGCAGAATTGGGAAAGAATAACATGTTAAATGTCGTGAATTTTTCAAGAAGTGGCCCATATTCTGGTTATGCCATGTATAAAGTGACTGAATGGAATAACTATTATAAGGTTATCCAAAGTTGTAATATTTTAATTTCCAAATTAGAAGAGGGTATCCCTGGTGTGGAAGGAACTGATAAAAGTAGATATGTAGCCGAAGCGACGTTTATGCGCAATTTTACCTATTTCTGGATGGTAAGACTCTATGGAGATGTGGTGTATTATACAGAGCCTTATTTTGCTGAAGAAATTCCACGGGAAGATATGGTTTCCGTTATTACCAAATGTATTGCCGATCTAGAATCGGTTAAAGATTTGATGCCTTGGTCATTTGGAGATCCTGCACAAAGAGGCGCTCGCGCAAGTAAAGGGAGTATTATTGCTTTATTGATGCACATGAAAATGTGGAATGCCAACTTTGATAGGGCTAATTCAGCGCAGTATTATGAAGGTGTTGCTACATTGGGAAATGAGCTGAGAAAAAGTAATGTACATAGACTGTATCCGCTAAACCCTGAAAGTTGGGCGATGGTCACTAAAGGACGTACCGAAGAATCACTTTTTGAATTTTACAGATCAATTAACTATACGGATCAAAATAATGCTTATGCACCATTGTGGGATCATTTTTTGCGCTGGCCATATAAGTTTCCTCGATTTAATGCCCAATTTAGTATTGCCTATTACTCTTCTATATTTATGAATAGGATCTACCCTGTAAATGGAGGAGGAGATAAAAGAAAAGAACTTTGGTTTGAAGATATGTATGCCGATGATGGCCGTTTTGTTTTGAAAAAATATGCAGCAAACGTTTTCGCCTCTGGGAATGAAGATTCTAATCCAGATAATACGTTTATGATTTTCCGTTATGCCGATGCGCTGTTATTAGAGGCGGAGGCTTTAGCAGAATTGGGACCTGCGAGAGAATCTGAAGCTATTTCTGTGTTAAATTTAGTTAGAAATAGAGCTGAAGCGGCTATATATTCGGGGGCTGGAGGTCAAGAGCTTAAGAATTTTATTTTTGAAGAGCGATGCCGTGAATTGATAGGTGAAGGCATTCGTTATTTTGATTTAATTCGTACACGACGCATATTGAGTTCGCAGTGGACAATGAATCCCATGACTCTGGATCAGTATAATCGTAGGGCATGGACTTGGCCTCTTGATGCATCTGCAAAAAACTATAACCCAAAGATTGTTTTAAATGAATATTGGACAAGTATTAATTAA